The DNA segment ATGTGATTGTCAACCCCAAAAATGGCAAATTACTTGTCAATGAAAGGATCGACAGGGAGGCACTGTGTGATTTATCCAACACCTGTCTCATTAATCTGGAGGTGCTGGTCGAAAACCCCACCGAGGTGCACCATGTCGAGGTGGAGATTGTGGATGCCAACGATAATGCGCCGCAGTTCCTCGCAGAAGAGTATCAACTGGAAATCACAGAATCTGCTTTACCAGGGTCTCGTTTCCCAATTGAAAACGCTCAAGACCCAGACATTGGGTCCAATTCCGTTCGTATGTATCAGCTTAGCACAAACGACCATTTCGCGCTGGTATCTAACAAGCCCTCGCTAAATACAAAGCACATTGAGCTTGTGCTCAAAAAGCCAGTTGATCGCGAACAGACGCCTTACCACCAATTGATTCTAAGTGCTGTGGATGGCGGGATGCCAGAGAAAACAGGCAcggccaaaataaatgtccGGGTCCTGGACTCAAATGACAATGTCCCCACGTTCGACAGCTCAGTGTACAAGGTGAAACTGTTAGAGAATTCGCCCAAAGACACCCTGGTAATTAAACTGAATGCAACTGATCTGGATGAGGGCACAAATGGAGAGGTTTATTACTCTTTCAGCACCTACACGCCTGAGAGAGTGAGGCAGATGTTCAGCATGAACACTAACACGGGAGAAATAAGAGTGAGGAGCAATGTTGACTATGAAGAGACCAACTCCTATGAGATGTACATCCAGGCGATGGACAAAGGCCCCGGGGCCGTCGCAGCACACTGCAAGGTAGTGGTAGAGGTGGTGGATGTCAATGACAACGTCCCTCAGATAGTGTTGTCATCTCTGTCTAGCCCTGTGAGGGAGGATGCCCGTGCAGACACAGTCGTGGCCCTCATTAGTGTTACTGATCAAGACTCCGGTGCTAACAAGCAGGTGAGCTTAGAGATCCCAGCAGGCCTTCCGTTCAAGATCAAATCATTCAGAAATTACTACACTCTGGTTACCTCAGCCTTCTTGGACCGTGAGACCACCGATGCCTACAATGTCACTCTGAGTGCCACAGATGGAGGACACCCTCCCCTTTCCTCCCAGAAGACCATACAGGTGGATGTGGCTGATGTTAATGACAACCCACCGCGATTTGAACAGACTTCATATACGGTCTATGTGGCTGAGAACAATGCCCCCGGGGCCTCTTTGTGTACTGTGAAAGCTCAAGACGCAGACATCAAAGAGAACGCACGCATCACCTACACAGTGCTCAATGACAACAACCATGGCATCCCTGTCACCTCGTATGTATCTGTGAAGGCCGATACAGGAGAGGCTTATGCCCTGCGAGCCTTTGACTATGAGTCACTGAGAGAGTTTCACTTCCAGGTCAAAGCCCAAGACGGGGGCATTCCTCCACTCAGTCGTGTTGCCACTGTCTACATCTACATAATGGATCAGAATGACCATGCACCACTGATAGTCAAACCTCCCGGCAATGGCACGCGCTCCTTGGAAACGGTCCAAAAGAACGCAGAGCCTGGTGCCATGGTGACCAAAGTGGTGGCATACGATGCAGACGCTGGTCCAAACGCCTGGCTGGTGTACGTGCTGGAGACGGCCACTGACCTGGACTTGTTCAAGGTGCACGAACACACCGGTGAGATCAGGACCACTCGGAGGATCCTGGAGGACAACTCCACCTCTTTTGCTCTAACCGTTGTCGTGAAGGACCACGGGCAGCCGGCGCTTTCCTCCACCGCCACCATCAACGTGGCTGTCATGGAGGTGCCACCCAAAGTGGCTCCTGACCCCAAGAGGATCATCCGACCTCATAGCACACTGCTTTTCTCCAACGTGACCCTCTACTTGATCGTTGCTTTGAGTGCCACCACCTTCGTTTTCCTAGTCACTGTGGTGGTGCTGGCCATCGTCCGCTGCCATGCCTACTGCACCCAGCCTGGGTCCTGCTCCCCTTGCTGTGTGTCACAGAAGCCCCCTCCAGATGGTGGGAGCAGCAGTGTAAGTGCAGGTGGGGGAGGCGGTGGTGGAGGACCCGGGGCACAGCCTAATAACAACGTGGTGCTGCGGAGAGACCTTAAAGTGGAGCCTCACTACATCGAAGTGCGTGGGAATGGCTCCCTCACAAAGACTTACTGCTACAAGACCTGCCTGACAGCCACGTCTGGCAGTGACACTTTCATGTTCTACAACACGGGACGTCCAATCAGTGGCACCTGGGGCAGCGGTGCCGACCGCTTCTTCACGAGTGGAAGTGGATTTGTACGCAGACTGAGTATGCCAGATGCCTCGATGCAACTCTGCCCAGAGGTGcgtcattcattttttatgtttaaccTTTGTCCGCATGAGTAGAAGGTCttaaatgttgaaatattaGTGGCTCTAATGAAATTTTATTTAGCTCCAAATAATGTAAGACCTTTTTAAGTTCATACtcaacattactttttttctaagGTTATTGCCACAGCATTCATTATCCCAATCCATTTTTGTCAGTATAGTATTGTAACAGGGGGATGGTACTCCTATATGTCAGGTCTGATCCATTCCTGTAATGAATTGAATCCTTGCCAGCATCACTCTCTTTGTTCAGTTCCCACTTGTACCGTGCTGTCGCTTAGCTCAGCCCAGCCCAGCTCAGCACTCACACTGCATTAGTGTCAGGCCTGATGCTTTTCCCGGGTCCTGTGTTATTTCTGATGATTCAGAgatttgtgtttcattttgacATTGTCATCACGTCTACACTAAGAACAGGTCATGTAGTCTTCACTACTGGTTCATTCTCTGTGCAAGTGGGTTTTgacttgtgtatgtgtgtgtgtgtgtgtgtgggtggctatgtgtgtgtgagtaaaacTGTTACACAGAAGTTAGttgacttgaaaaaaaaagggctgGTAGGACTAGTTGTTGCCTCTTTCTATGTAAAAGTTATGCATTTACCTCCTGCAATTTGAGTTTCATGGTCTTAAAGGTTGTATTACACTTCAAGGATACAATTCTCTGAGCCAAAACTATTAGTGAAACGGTGAATTCCTTTTCCTACAACTGAATCAACAATCCTGATTTACATGAAATATAGCAAAACCTAAAATCCTAGTAATATAGAGGTGAACAATTCAAAAATTCCCTGCTTTCCCAGCCATATATGCACCATTTGTGTGGCCCTTAAATGTTGAAATGTTCATGAGTAATGTGTAAATATATTCTACTCTAATGTTGAGAGATGTGTTAGCAAGATTGATGCTTCAAATATTGGAATATCTAATTACAAATGTCAGATTGCTGAGGGAAATGCTCCTATAGGTTATCTCTCTGAATGCATTATGTTAATGATCAGGTGCCAGCCACTGGTACATTAGTCACAAGAAAGTCTCTTACCAAGATAAGTGTATCagtgtaaat comes from the Etheostoma spectabile isolate EspeVRDwgs_2016 chromosome 13, UIUC_Espe_1.0, whole genome shotgun sequence genome and includes:
- the LOC116700989 gene encoding protocadherin alpha-C2; protein product: MAVAGICNWIGNNVPFYFVIFSLFCGLSFGQLRYSITEELENGALVGDLAHDLGLDIRKLATRKIKVTSNSGKRYVIVNPKNGKLLVNERIDREALCDLSNTCLINLEVLVENPTEVHHVEVEIVDANDNAPQFLAEEYQLEITESALPGSRFPIENAQDPDIGSNSVRMYQLSTNDHFALVSNKPSLNTKHIELVLKKPVDREQTPYHQLILSAVDGGMPEKTGTAKINVRVLDSNDNVPTFDSSVYKVKLLENSPKDTLVIKLNATDLDEGTNGEVYYSFSTYTPERVRQMFSMNTNTGEIRVRSNVDYEETNSYEMYIQAMDKGPGAVAAHCKVVVEVVDVNDNVPQIVLSSLSSPVREDARADTVVALISVTDQDSGANKQVSLEIPAGLPFKIKSFRNYYTLVTSAFLDRETTDAYNVTLSATDGGHPPLSSQKTIQVDVADVNDNPPRFEQTSYTVYVAENNAPGASLCTVKAQDADIKENARITYTVLNDNNHGIPVTSYVSVKADTGEAYALRAFDYESLREFHFQVKAQDGGIPPLSRVATVYIYIMDQNDHAPLIVKPPGNGTRSLETVQKNAEPGAMVTKVVAYDADAGPNAWLVYVLETATDLDLFKVHEHTGEIRTTRRILEDNSTSFALTVVVKDHGQPALSSTATINVAVMEVPPKVAPDPKRIIRPHSTLLFSNVTLYLIVALSATTFVFLVTVVVLAIVRCHAYCTQPGSCSPCCVSQKPPPDGGSSSVSAGGGGGGGGPGAQPNNNVVLRRDLKVEPHYIEVRGNGSLTKTYCYKTCLTATSGSDTFMFYNTGRPISGTWGSGADRFFTSGSGFVRRLSMPDASMQLCPEPKAPNADWRYSASLRAGMQSSVHMEESSVMHGAQGMLVQNWPTVSSAADGDGGELSPPVGAGVDSNSWHFRYGASGQAYCPPQPLKPGEIPPEAFIIPGSPAIISIRHDAGPVDDKGDFISFGKKEEAKKKKKKKKDKKDKKDKGKDDGGDD